The Antennarius striatus isolate MH-2024 chromosome 8, ASM4005453v1, whole genome shotgun sequence nucleotide sequence ACAAAAAATTGGACGGGATTTTGTggattttgaaaaatgtctgttttcacCTTCTGAACACACATGCCGCATATCTGTTcaagagcaggaagaggagaaaaatgatGAACTGGGAGGAAACTTATTTTCTGGACAGTTTAATgagattattaattattaaggTTCCTGTATTCTGCAAATTAAAAGTAGCCTCTTGAACTGTCTCTCCTAATCTATTATAGCCCTGTCacggttctgtgtgtgtgtgtgtgtgtgtgtgtgtgtgtgtgtgtgtgtgtgtgtgtgtgtgtgtgtgtgtgtgtgtgtgtgtctgcgtgcgtgtGCTTACGCACGTGTGTGAGTGAGCTATGGTTTATGAAAGTTATGCTTCAACACATCTAATGATTTCTTGTCCCTCCACTCTGACCTCATCCCTCTCATCCCCTTCCTTTCCTACCTCCTTTTCCTCGGTTTGTCATTCCTGCTGACTAACaccaacctcacacacacacacacacacacacacacacacacacacacacacacacacacacacacacacacacacacacacacacactactcctCTCACCCTTTCTATCtcgcctcctccctcccctcctcgcTCCCTCTGTTTGGCTGTTTGCAGGCAGCCCAGGCTCTCCAGCTGCAGCGGGCTGCCTCCTGTGATGCTCTGCTAGCGAcggcctcagcagcagcaggacggACGGTGGAGGATGGCACAGGGATGGAGCTCACCCAACTCCTTGAACTGATCAGAACGCAGACTCAGAGCAGACTTGGCTCGGGTGCTGGGACAAATCCACTCCCCGGCTTGGTGGGGCCTAGCCATGCcggggcagcagcatcagcagcctCCAGAGCACACGGAAGAACGTTCAGGGAGGTATGCATACTCAcacaccttttttcttttttgcctcTGTCATGATGTCCTGGCCCATTGCCACCCAGATACACCCTCAAACAACTCCAGCATGTCTATTAGAGGCAGGCTTATGCTCATTTTAAAGAAATGCTAAATAATCAGGGGATTGAGGAGAGAGCAGGAGGTTTAGGAGTCATCAggtttgtctttatttgtgcATGTGGGCGTCTGTATGTGTAGTCTTGCAGTGTGAATGTGTTGATGTGATTGCCTCCTCACTCCCAGAGCTATAGCTATAGTTACATTAGCATAGTGTGCTACATCTGTCACATCTAGCTTGACCTCTGAtcttcattaaatatttaagaagCCATAAGCTCTCCTGGATCCTGTCGGTTTATAATGTGGCTCCTTGGGGTAAATAAAGAGCTGCacagctgtacacacacattcccCCAGACACACATGGggagaacacccccccccccactaacgTGCAGTAGCACCTGGAAATACAAGTTTAATGCATTCCGtaactgagctcgtaagtcaaacatgatttccccatttaaaataactataatcatttaaatctgttccagccttgttgAAAAAAGGCAAACCCTctagattattaaaaaaaaatttttttatcaacccctagacatgcagactttccctgtgtataattaattatatataactgtgataaagaatgaaaataataacaaaagtcacgagaacacacgagctacgtctttactccaccaacgaaatgagatccggtctcactgatgttgtatccatccaccaacacaaaCGCAATCCGGTCTCAAaaatgtatccatccaccaacacgtggtgaagaacaagatccggtctcagctgacgCTGTATTCATCCACCACCTAGGAGTGGTGTCCCAGAGCACTGCTCGTATCTCGGATTACGCCTGTACGCCGAACAAAACTATGGACAAGTGAGGCTCGTATCTCAGAGAACAGCTCGTAACTCGAATGATCCAGCTGAACGTCTGCCTGAGGTCATGGGGTGGAGGGGTGGCCATGTTTAATTCAAAGGTATTTATACTGATATATTTCAATTTGATGCTACTTTCCACCAATATCTAACCTACCTCGCTGGATCTGTGTGAGACAGCTTCACTTCATGCGATCAGGGCTGAGATCGAAGGGCGTGTAGTATCTAACAGCTGCTCCACGCTTGTGTACACACAGACCTGAGTGACAGCTTCAGTCTGTCTTAATGACTTAAATGCCTCCAACAGCATCAACTGTGGTTTTTCTCTAAATTTCAGTGAGAAAGAGCATTCACAGGGCGTGTCTGTCGGTTTCCCGTGCTTCTCTTCCAGCCTGTCGTATTTGTCTGGAGCATGTGGCCCCGGGttctctgaaatgaaatgatgctTCATCACACAGTCACCATACGTGTCTGAAGACGGGTTTTTAAATGGAAATCAAACGTTCCAATAAGAAACCATACTCATGTATTTCGATTCAGTGACACGACAATTCCACTCACTTCCACTTCGTTGTCAGCTGTGGCAGTTCTGGGGTTGTAACTTTTGATTATTTTCACCTttcccaggaggaggaggcgtggGCGCAGGTGAGGCTCGGCAGCACTGCCCTTAGGGAGGCGAGGGCGGAACTAGCCGAGGCCAGGAAGCAGTGGCATTCACTGCAGGTGGAGATTGAAACCCTGCATGCCTTGGTAAGCTCACCAGCACAACCTACTACTAAACCACCTCACAGACAGTTGCATTGAATCGTTGTTTGTGCCTACGGTCAGTTTAGAGTCACCAAGTCAATTCATGTGGCGTCATAACCAGCATTCCTTATGGTGCCCATAAAGGGTTTTGATATTGGCATCAGAACCTTAAGAGCTCATTTCCTCTGGCTTTCCAGGAGAAAGGTTTGGAAGGTTCCCTGGAGGACACCCAGCAGCTGTACTCCAGCCAGCTGTGGGACCTTTCTCAAGTGGTTGCTGGTCTAGAAAGAGAGCTGGAGCAAGTGAGGAGTGGGCTGAGCTCCCAGCGCCAGCGCCACAGCCAGCTCCTCAACACCAAGATGAGGCTGGAACGAGAGATCACCACGTACCGACATCTACTAGAACTTGAAGAGAGCAGGTGAGGTGAAGAGGTAGAGAGAGGGAAAGCTGACAAGTCAAAACTTCGCCAAACCTTTCATGCAGTTTAACAGTCAAACCATAAAGATGTGGAAATACACCTTTAACCTTCaactgtctgtccatctgtccagcTTCATGCAAGACACGTGGACATAACCTGCATTTATTTTGCCCTCTTGCATGCAGGTACACGAGTCGAACCAGGCAACCAATGGATCACTGGCAGTGCAGGTCTTTCACGGAGGAGTGCAAGGAGAGCAGACTAAAAAACGACTTCAGCGACTCCCCTGTTAGTCCAGATGAGCCCAAGTCAGAACCCCTGCCTGAAATCCCTTCACTTCTCCCTGCAGAAAACGTACTGAAGAGAGGCATACTACGTAGACAGCAGAGCCTGGTGATACTCACCGGTAAGACACATGGTCGATCACAAGAAACATGGCCGTCATAgcttatttacatttttctgtcatgttttcttGCAGAACCAGAGCAAGATAATGACTCGCCAATCTCCACCATGAAGACTCAGGAGATTCTGCAGGGTAACGTGGTACGAGTGAGCGCGGAGGGTCACGGCACCATCGAGTACGTATCGATCTTTAACCTGTTGACCTGTCATCAGCACTTTTGGCTCAGTCTGAAAAGCAGGGACTCTCTAACAGCAACGCTGTTCGTGTCCTCTCCACAGTGTGGGTAGTTCAACGCCTTTTAACTGGGAAGCAAACGATCTCTTGACTAAATCAATCTTAAATGTTTTGGAGTATAAATATATCAGGGAACACATGACGTGTGATCAAAATACTCCGAGAGGTTGCAGATCTTTTCAAGGAAAAAAATTGTGCGGTGAACTGATGTTCATTTTAGTTATTGACCTTCTTTGAAGACTTATTCTTGGTGAGATTTCCACAATGGTGTGAAGTCTTCAGGGTGTGGCATACCTTATTGTTTAACTAGGATCTGCTTCAAAAACTACCAGTCTTATACACACATCCAAAAGTTTGTTGGCTTGTAGATACACAAAAGCAAGTTCACTGAAAGCTTCCCACAAACGTAGACACACTGTTAGACTATTACAGTTTAGCTGTGCCCATCAGTCACTACTGGTGTCCAATTCAACTGTTCGCCAGACCgattaatttcatttatgaTGCAGGGTATGTACCTTTATAGTCAAACCTCGAGATAGTAGTTGAATctgttccgtgactgagcttgtaagtcaaacaagATTTTCCCTTTTAGAGTAACTAAAATAGTTTTATTCATTccagctttgtaaaaaaaaaaagtcctaaaCCCACTAaattataatgaaaacacatttttatcaaccaatagacatgcagactttacctgtgtataattaattatatgtaagtaacgtaaacaatgataaagaatgaaaagaaacacaaaagtcacgagaatGAATaagggaaagaacgagatcagctgatgttgtatccatccaccgacCGTCACAAAGCACGACCCGTATCTTGAGTTACTACTATGTGAGTATCCAGGGCTACTCATGGTGTGTGATGTCATTGCTGACATCCAACCACTGATTTAAAGTCAATGGAACTGACGTTCCATACAATCTTATTCTTgtcacttccttccttccaaTTGACGATCAAAGCaatctttgtttgtttgtcaagaACTTTTACGGTAATTTGCAGCCATCTATGTGTTATTAATGTTCCGTGTatgattttaattgttcttGAATTCATTGATTCTTTGCCGTCCAGGACAGAGAAGATTGACAAAGTGATAAAGCAGTGGGAGGGCTCCTTCTTCAGAGGGAACCCCAAGCTGAGGAAGAAGTCGGTTTCTCTGCGCTTCGACCTGCACATGGCCGCAGCGGACGAAGGCTGCGCTCAGACCAAACAGGACAGCCTCCCGGATGTGGAAGTGCGTCTCATCATGAAGCGATCGCGCAGCATCCCAGCTATCACGCAGTAATCCTGTCACTCATCCAGCGcagaataaaactgaattgTGGGGACGCAGGTAATGTTGAAGTTACAAGAATCAAGTTACAAGAATCTCCTGTCATTGACAACTGGGATGATACCATCACTTATAATGATGCCTGACCTCATGTCAAATCACCGCCACTGACCTTTGCATCACAGCTGATGACTGCAAGAGAGATGTTCTCATTAAATCTAGTCACTGACAGGCTTTTGTGCTGATCTAGCAGCTTTTCTATAATGAATATTCAGTCAAGAGGTCAGAAATCCCTCGCCCATTCTCGCAACAACAcgcgcgacttcacctcatcgcacgatttttagtaggtagtcacgtgataccgtttGCGCATTCTTTTGGATGACGGTACCCGggagtgcgctgcgttccgtgagtctcggaacgcagcgcatttccatgagacacaaaagtgctttaaacagtcgataagagtgtgataaaaggtaatacagacaggaggtggtttaatgtcagtatggggagggttcataactGTTTATATTACCGtaaatataaagataaatagtttttcgCGATATCatggaattcgttattcgcgtgtggatcctggaacgcattaaccgcgaggaacgaggccGCACTACTTTGTTAGGTTTGCCCCTTTCTAACAAAGCTAACTAAATTATTGCTTTAACACGTGTGGTGGACACCATCCTCAAAATCCAAATGCACAGCTGATAACGTCACAATGACTTGTGTCGATTGCATTTGTGTTATactactgtacatttatttgaGAGGGGGTGTTCACTGCCCCTTCAGAGCCTGAATCATTTCTATGCAAGCCTTAAATGTTTGCACCGCAATCAACTACAGCACTTAGCATAGCACTGGATGACATTGGTCTTAATGTACACTGTATTTATGGAGAACAAAAATCTTGGAATCCACAATGATGAAGTAATTAGTCTATGTTGCCCTCCTCTTAACCAGAGGAGGGCAGTATTTGTATATACAAACACTGCAGTGTATCTAACACACATTCTCTCTTTTATACCGTATGTTAAGAGCTTTTACGCAAAGATCTGAGTTGGCATCAGAGACATTATTTATAAAATGATAAGCATAATTGTGAACTGCATTTGGGTGCTGAAGAATATGTTatatgaagaagaagatgaagatattCTCTTTATGATCTGCTTGATTTTTCTTTGCTTCATGAAGTACCCTTCATTCTGCGAACTCCGGACCTTCAAAATGAAGTATTTCGCTTTTATCtaacaatttattatttacaataaaattaaGAATTATGTGCagctttgtgtttccttttttctctctctcctgctctgtgTTTTACACATTATCAtgcactgacttcctgtttcagaaaTAAACATTCATTTGTTCAACATGTTTATTTGTCATACAATAAAACAATGTATGAATATACAGACAATAAATCTATTTACCACACAGCCTAATAAATACATTCTAAACTATAGAACTATGCTTAGCTGCTTTAAAATGGAAGGACATGAAAGTGGATCAGCTTTCCTTCTGAGCCTTCAGGGTCTCTCATCTTTCATAGCATCCACTGGTAGAGATTTACATCTAAATTTACACTGGATTGAGTTTATGTTAAGAAATAAGACAAACCAAGCGATTGACCATCCTACCCTGAATGTAATCTGTTAGCTTCTAATACTTACACTTGTACATTAAAACTGCTTCATATATAAAGTTTTTCATGAACTAGTGCATCAAACTGATTTGGAGCAAAAGAAAGTGTTGATTGAGTGGGAAAACTGcagtttgggtttgtttgtgtgcctTTTGTCAGAACGATCATATCCTACATCCAGCACCTACACTAACGTCTCATTTGATGGACTGAAGCAGATATGTCCATGTCAAATGCTGTGGCAGTGGGTTTGTGATAGCAGCCCTTCAGACTCTCCTCTCTATCTTTATTTCCATCAACAACATCAGCTGCACTTCACCCATAGGGGGTGCTGTTGTTGTCTTTGACCACAACAGTAGT carries:
- the krt222 gene encoding keratin, type I cytoskeletal 17; translated protein: MDLLQDSSQTLWGLNVRLKGFLEHVNRLQEANRSLEAQISDWGARSTAHSQDWSKQEQTVNELRTQVGKLLMENVQLALQSDSMKSRAAAIQARCETEERNTKRLEQQVDLLRRSKRKADEDGVMLQADLQASMTELQEMHREFQAAQALQLQRAASCDALLATASAAAGRTVEDGTGMELTQLLELIRTQTQSRLGSGAGTNPLPGLVGPSHAGAAASAASRAHGRTFREEEEAWAQVRLGSTALREARAELAEARKQWHSLQVEIETLHALEKGLEGSLEDTQQLYSSQLWDLSQVVAGLERELEQVRSGLSSQRQRHSQLLNTKMRLEREITTYRHLLELEESRYTSRTRQPMDHWQCRSFTEECKESRLKNDFSDSPVSPDEPKSEPLPEIPSLLPAENVLKRGILRRQQSLVILTEPEQDNDSPISTMKTQEILQGNVVRVSAEGHGTIETEKIDKVIKQWEGSFFRGNPKLRKKSVSLRFDLHMAAADEGCAQTKQDSLPDVEVRLIMKRSRSIPAITQ